From a region of the Castanea sativa cultivar Marrone di Chiusa Pesio chromosome 10, ASM4071231v1 genome:
- the LOC142612002 gene encoding uncharacterized protein LOC142612002, with protein sequence MISLASLAIPNLKHVWDTWNVRVVILVSLTLQVILIVVAPFRKRTTNKAVILSIWVSYLLADWAASFAVGHISNGSRESNDPCDKEDFITSVHYFFSSGKEKVSSCGVKGDALSMNYADILAFWAPFLLVHLGGPDTITAFALEDNELWLRHLFSLGVQLAVTLYVFWLTFPKNKLLIPTLLMFAAGIIKYFERTRALFLASLGRFRKSLLKDPDPGPNYAKLMEEYSSKKEAGLPTKIEMTREPGKESKLAANVRQPGNLSEIEVVTYAYHYFQKFKGLIVDIIFSYRERNESRDFFLNRNAEDALKLIELELNFIYEAFYTKVLVVHSLTGYIFRLISIVLVLVAYGLFYSLDKHDFKKFDIIVTYTLLFGAMSLDGIALIMLISSDWTIAAINSNKRLANYVPKFVESYLFFKSLRWCVESVDSHKFEVLNTPPILRRWSESVSSYNLIAYCLEQRPPEDRGRFRRFMDKMDYFGVWDNVTDFFFPKTYLYPTKKLPKNLWSFIFDELKEKSKDAEDDEEITKRICSARGAYAIQEYIGDVYHKIRGDYIQNIAYDESLLLWHVATDLCFRKETQGIDATDKEGDNSCWSWSFVTKLFLRKRPKAETDLTKDNRHFSKLLSDYMIYLLVKQPNMMSAVTGIGQIRYRDTCAEAVKFFSRRGIKRGQTRACHAILAVDTEVKPVYVKGDRSKSVLFDASMLAQELEKLDKDERWQIIIKVWVEMLSYAASHCRPDTHAKEVSKGGQLISFVWLLMAHFGLGEQFQINEGHTRAKLMVDK encoded by the coding sequence ATGATTTCGTTAGCTTCGTTAGCTATACCAAATTTGAAGCACGTATGGGACACATGGAATGTGAGGGTAGTGATTCTCGTAAGCTTGACACTCCAGGTCATTTTGATAGTGGTTGCTCCCTTCAGGAAACGCACGACTAATAAAGCAGTGATCTTGTCCATCTGGGTATCGTACTTGCTGGCTGACTGGGCCGCAAGCTTTGCTGTTGGACATATCTCTAACGGTAGCAGAGAATCTAATGATCCCTGTGATAAGGAAGATTTTATCACTAGTGTACACTACTTCTTCTCCAGCGGTAAAGAAAAAGTCTCTAGTTGCGGTGTTAAGGGAGACGCATTGTCCATGAATTATGCTGACATTTTAGCATTTTGGGCTCCCTTCCTTTTAGTACACCTGGGTGGACCAGACACTATCACTGCATTTGCCCTTGAGGATAATGAGCTCTGGCTTAGGCACTTATTCAGCCTTGGAGTCCAACTTGCGGTTACTTTGTACGTCTTCTGGCTCACATTTCCTAAAAACAAGCTATTGATCCCAACATTATTGATGTTTGCGGCTGGAATCATCAAATATTTTGAGCGGACACGTGCCTTGTTTCTTGCAAGCTTGGGTAGGTTCCGAAAATCTTTGCTTAAAGATCCTGATCCGGGTCCCAACTATGCGAAGCTCATGGAGGAATACTCTTCAAAGAAAGAAGCCGGACTACCAACAAAGATAGAAATGACACGAGAACCTGGTAAAGAATCAAAGCTTGCAGCTAATGTGAGACAGCCCGGAAATTTAAGCGAAATTGAAGTGGTGACATATGCTTACCACTACTTCCAAAAATTCAAGGGACTCATCGTTGACATTATCTTCAGCTACCGTGAGCGCAATGAAAGCCGAGACTTTTTCCTGAACAGAAATGCAGAAGATGCGCTTAAATTGATAGAGTTAGAACTCAACTTTATCTATGAAGCTTTCTATACCAAGGTCCTTGTTGTGCATAGTTTAACCGGATACATATTCAGGCTTATATCcattgttttggttttggtggCCTATGGACTCTTCTATTCCTTGGACAAGCATGATTTCAAGAAGTTTGATATCATTGTCACCTACACTTTGCTGTTTGGTGCCATGAGCCTGGATGGAATTGCTCTCATCATGCTCATTTCATCTGATTGGACTATTGCAGCTATCAATAGCAACAAGAGACTGGCAAACTACGTTCCGAAGTTTGTCGaaagttatcttttttttaagagtttaaGGTGGTGTGTTGAGTCTGTAGACTCACACAAATTTGAAGTATTGAATACGCCACCTATTCTTCGCAGGTGGTCTGAATCTGTGTCAAGTTATAATTTGATAGCATATTGCCTCGAGCAACGTCCACCTGAAGACAGAGGGCGTTTCAGGCGTTTCATGGATAAAATGGATTATTTTGGTGTTTGGGACAATGTAACTGACTTCTTCTTTCCAAAAACATATCTGTATCCAACAAAGAAACTCCCTAAAAATCTATGGAGTTTTATATTTGATGAGTTGAAAGAGAAATCCAAAGATGccgaagatgatgaagaaattaCCAAGAGGATATGCTCAGCTAGAGGCGCTTATGCTATCCAAGAATATATTGGGGATGTCTACCACAAAATAAGAGGGGACTATATCCAAAATATTGCCTATGATGAGAGCCTTCTGTTGTGGCACGTTGCTACTGATCTCTGCTTTCGGAAAGAAACCCAAGGCATAGACGCAACAGACAAAGAAGGAGACAATTCTTGTTGGTCGTGGAGCTTTGTTACTAAACTCTTCTTGCGGAAAAGACCCAAAGCAGAAACCGACCTTACTAAAGACAACCGTCATTTCAGCAAGCTCCTCTCAGATTACATGATATATCTTTTAGTGAAGCAGCCTAATATGATGTCCGCAGTGACTGGAATAGGGCAAATAAGATATCGGGATACCTGTGCCGAAGCTGTAAAATTCTTTAGCAGAAGGGGTATAAAACGAGGTCAAACAAGAGCCTGTCATGCCATCCTTGCAGTGGATACTGAAGTTAAACCTGTTTATGTAAAGGGGGATAGAAGCAAATCTGTACTGTTTGATGCATCTATGCTGGCCCAAGAGCTGGAAAAACTGGACAAGGATGAGAGATGGCAGATAATCATCAAAGTATGGGTGGAAATGTTGTCGTATGCCGCTAGTCATTGCAGACCAGATACCCATGCAAAGGAAGTAAGTAAGGGTGGCCagcttatttcttttgtttggttactCATGGCTCATTTTGGACTCGGGGAGCAGTTCCAAATCAATGAGGGCCATACTAGGGCCAAACTGATGGTGGATAAGTAG